A single Anatilimnocola floriformis DNA region contains:
- a CDS encoding 7-cyano-7-deazaguanine synthase, giving the protein MISASETATVGVMASGGLDSCILIGDLLRRQHAVQPFYIRTGLTWQAAELPALDRFLQAIQTENLRPLIVLDLPLNDLYVGHWSLTGRGTPDATSPDEAVFLPGRNALLLIKAAIYCQLHGIKQLAIAPLGTSPFEDAGPQFFHEFQAAMNRGVERQVELLRPFGEANKQQVMTLGESLPLELTFSCIHPVRGLHCGRCNKCAERQHAFELVGRTDLTPYAS; this is encoded by the coding sequence ATGATTTCTGCTTCTGAAACAGCGACCGTCGGCGTGATGGCTAGCGGGGGCCTTGATAGCTGCATCCTGATCGGCGATTTGCTGCGACGGCAGCATGCCGTTCAGCCGTTTTACATCCGCACGGGACTAACCTGGCAAGCGGCGGAGTTACCCGCACTCGATCGATTTCTGCAAGCGATTCAAACCGAGAATCTTCGGCCGCTGATCGTGCTCGACTTACCCCTGAATGATTTATACGTCGGCCATTGGAGCCTGACGGGCCGCGGCACCCCCGATGCAACTTCGCCCGACGAAGCGGTATTTCTGCCTGGTCGCAACGCACTGCTGCTGATCAAAGCGGCGATTTACTGTCAGTTGCACGGCATCAAGCAACTCGCGATCGCGCCGCTCGGCACAAGTCCCTTCGAAGACGCCGGCCCGCAGTTCTTTCACGAGTTTCAAGCCGCCATGAACCGCGGCGTCGAGCGCCAGGTAGAATTGCTCCGCCCCTTCGGCGAAGCCAACAAACAACAAGTGATGACGCTCGGCGAATCACTGCCGCTCGAGCTGACTTTTTCCTGCATTCATCCCGTCCGCGGCCTGCATTGCGGGCGCTGTAACAAGTGCGCCGAACGGCAGCACGCTTTTGAACTAGTCGGGCGCACCGACCTCACGCCCTACGCCTCGTAA
- a CDS encoding nicotinate phosphoribosyltransferase produces MNQLLYNASLALLTDLYQLTMAYGYWKLGRAEQRAVFHLFFRSPPFSGGYTLAAGLQPALDFLSEFRFDKSDIEFLATLRGNDGGPLFPDQKFLDYLAELQLTCDVHAMPEGSLCFGREPLLRVTGPILQCQLLETALLNIVNFQTLIATKAARICSAARGEPVIEFGLRRAQGIDGGLAASRAAYIGGCAATSNVLAGKLYGVPVKGTHAHSWVMSFDTEPEAFEQYAAALPNNCVFLVDTYDTLDGVRNAIEVGQRLRARGHEMVGIRLDSGDLAYLSIEARKLLDAAGFPKAAILASNDLDEKIIESLKQQGAKIAVWGVGTKLVTAYDQPALGGVYKLGALQNADDSWSPKVKLSEQVVKTSIPGILQVKRFENDGEYIGDLIYDELLGSDSQQTIIDPKDPLRKKKIDAAAVARDVLIPVLKAGQRVVEAESLTTIRERVQSELGKLNAGSKRFLNPHEYPVGLDAHLQAQREKMIRGARER; encoded by the coding sequence ATGAACCAGCTGTTGTACAACGCCTCCCTCGCGCTGCTGACAGATTTGTATCAACTCACGATGGCCTATGGCTATTGGAAGCTCGGTCGGGCCGAGCAGCGGGCCGTGTTTCATCTGTTCTTTCGCTCGCCACCTTTCTCGGGTGGTTACACGCTTGCGGCTGGTTTGCAGCCGGCGCTAGATTTTCTGTCTGAGTTTCGGTTTGACAAATCGGACATCGAGTTTCTCGCGACGCTCCGCGGCAACGACGGTGGGCCGCTGTTTCCGGATCAGAAATTTCTCGACTATCTCGCCGAACTGCAACTGACTTGCGATGTGCACGCGATGCCCGAAGGCTCGCTCTGTTTCGGCCGCGAGCCGCTGCTCCGCGTAACCGGACCGATCTTGCAATGTCAGTTGCTAGAAACAGCGCTCCTCAACATCGTTAATTTTCAAACACTGATCGCTACCAAGGCCGCGCGGATTTGTTCGGCGGCCCGCGGTGAACCGGTGATTGAATTCGGCTTGCGAAGAGCTCAAGGCATCGACGGTGGACTCGCTGCCAGCCGGGCCGCGTACATCGGCGGCTGTGCGGCGACGTCGAATGTGCTCGCCGGAAAACTGTACGGCGTGCCGGTGAAGGGAACACATGCTCACAGCTGGGTGATGTCGTTCGACACCGAGCCAGAAGCTTTCGAACAATACGCTGCTGCCCTGCCGAACAACTGTGTGTTTCTGGTCGACACTTACGACACGCTCGACGGAGTGCGGAACGCGATCGAAGTCGGCCAGCGCCTGCGTGCTCGTGGCCATGAGATGGTCGGCATTCGACTCGATTCCGGCGACCTCGCTTACTTGAGCATCGAAGCCCGCAAACTGCTCGATGCGGCGGGCTTTCCCAAAGCGGCGATTCTCGCTTCGAACGATCTCGACGAAAAGATCATCGAGAGCCTCAAGCAACAAGGCGCCAAGATCGCCGTGTGGGGCGTCGGCACGAAACTGGTCACGGCCTACGATCAGCCGGCACTTGGTGGTGTGTATAAACTCGGCGCGCTGCAGAATGCCGACGATAGCTGGTCGCCAAAGGTGAAGTTGTCGGAGCAAGTCGTGAAGACGAGCATTCCCGGCATCCTGCAAGTGAAACGCTTTGAAAACGATGGCGAGTACATCGGCGACTTGATCTACGACGAACTCCTCGGGAGTGACTCACAGCAAACGATTATCGATCCGAAAGATCCGCTGCGAAAGAAAAAGATTGACGCCGCTGCAGTCGCGCGCGATGTGTTGATTCCCGTGTTGAAAGCAGGCCAGCGCGTTGTGGAAGCAGAATCGTTAACCACCATTCGCGAGCGTGTGCAAAGCGAACTTGGAAAACTCAACGCAGGCAGCAAGCGGTTTTTGAATCCGCATGAGTATCCGGTCGGACTCGATGCGCACTTGCAGGCGCAACGCGAAAAGATGATTCGCGGTGCGCGAGAGAGATGA
- a CDS encoding aldehyde dehydrogenase (NADP(+)), producing MTMQPVLIAGEWRTSISSGSFQAENPATQEKLAAQFPVSTWADCEAALAAAATAAEELQKLPAERIAEFLEAFAKRIEARKDDFVKIANQESALPVAPRLADAEFPRTTNQLRQAAAAARDGSWTQPTIDAAANIRSVLAPIGPVLVFGPNNFPFAFNSAAGGDFAAAIAAGNPVIAKANTSHPGTTQLFAEEALAALKETNLPLATVQLIYRTSHADGEKLVADHRVGAIGYTGSRNAGLKLKAAADAVGKPFYAELSSVNPVVILPGAIAEKSADIAGQFTSSCLMGVGQFCTNPGLIVLLANPNTEAFISEITTKFGAAPVGTLLSSSVASSLTKAVTTLQSAGAKLLVGGTAGGGKGYSHANTLLRVDGSHFVKNATALQTEAFGNASLLVVCADLAEAANVLRQLEGNLTGCIYSSKIVSDDAAYAQLAPILRQKVGRLLDDKMPTGVAVSPAMNHGGPFPATGHPGFTAVGIPASLRRFAALHCYDGVRDNRLPASLQNKNPSGKLWRQINNSWSQADVLPLPQ from the coding sequence ATGACCATGCAACCCGTCCTCATCGCCGGTGAATGGCGAACCTCGATCTCCAGCGGCTCCTTCCAAGCCGAAAATCCCGCCACGCAAGAAAAGCTCGCCGCGCAGTTCCCTGTCAGCACCTGGGCCGATTGCGAAGCAGCGCTTGCTGCCGCAGCCACAGCGGCCGAAGAACTGCAAAAGTTGCCAGCCGAGCGCATCGCGGAATTCCTCGAAGCGTTCGCCAAGCGAATCGAGGCCCGCAAAGACGACTTCGTGAAAATCGCCAATCAGGAAAGCGCCTTGCCGGTCGCACCGCGCTTGGCGGATGCGGAGTTTCCGCGCACGACAAACCAATTACGCCAAGCCGCTGCCGCTGCTCGCGATGGCAGTTGGACACAGCCGACGATCGATGCCGCCGCGAATATCCGTTCGGTCCTCGCGCCGATCGGGCCAGTTCTCGTTTTTGGCCCGAACAATTTTCCATTTGCATTCAATAGCGCCGCCGGTGGCGATTTCGCGGCGGCCATTGCGGCGGGAAATCCTGTCATCGCTAAAGCGAACACGTCGCACCCCGGCACGACACAGCTATTTGCCGAAGAAGCTCTCGCCGCGCTGAAGGAGACTAACCTGCCGCTCGCCACGGTGCAGTTGATCTATCGCACCAGCCATGCCGACGGTGAAAAACTCGTCGCCGATCACCGCGTCGGCGCGATTGGTTACACCGGCAGTCGCAACGCCGGTTTGAAACTGAAGGCCGCCGCCGATGCTGTTGGCAAGCCATTTTATGCTGAACTTTCGAGCGTCAATCCGGTCGTCATTCTTCCCGGCGCTATCGCGGAAAAATCTGCCGACATCGCCGGTCAGTTCACCTCGAGCTGCTTAATGGGTGTGGGGCAGTTCTGCACCAATCCGGGCCTGATCGTGCTGCTTGCCAATCCGAATACGGAAGCTTTCATCAGCGAAATCACGACGAAGTTCGGCGCAGCACCGGTCGGCACCCTGTTGTCTTCGAGTGTCGCTTCTTCGCTAACGAAAGCGGTGACCACGCTTCAAAGCGCCGGCGCCAAGTTGCTCGTCGGCGGCACCGCGGGTGGCGGCAAAGGATACAGCCACGCCAACACGCTGCTGCGCGTCGATGGTTCGCACTTTGTGAAAAATGCCACCGCGCTACAGACCGAAGCGTTTGGCAATGCCTCGCTGCTCGTCGTTTGCGCAGATCTTGCGGAAGCTGCCAACGTGCTCCGACAACTCGAGGGGAACCTCACGGGCTGTATCTATTCCAGCAAGATTGTCAGCGACGATGCGGCCTATGCGCAGCTTGCGCCGATCCTGCGACAAAAGGTGGGCCGTTTGCTCGACGACAAGATGCCGACCGGCGTGGCGGTCAGCCCCGCGATGAACCACGGCGGACCATTCCCAGCGACGGGCCATCCCGGCTTCACCGCCGTCGGAATTCCGGCTTCGCTGCGTCGCTTCGCGGCGCTCCATTGCTACGACGGCGTGCGCGACAATCGCTTGCCTGCATCACTGCAGAACAAAAATCCCAGCGGCAAGCTCTGGCGGCAGATCAACAACAGTTGGTCGCAGGCGGATGTTTTGCCGTTGCCGCAATGA
- a CDS encoding FAD-dependent oxidoreductase translates to MNVTRCLAGLLILSLVLCAVTHAAPTTAGFDIIVYGGSAGGVAAAVQARRMGKTAAIIEPGKHLGGLTSGGLGATDIGNKAAIGGVSREFYQRVRKHYNDPKSWTYEKPENYRSGRGTEGAVEDAMWTFEPSVAEKILRNWCEEEKVTVIYGKRLDLKDGVQKQGNHIISIRMESGEVYAAQMFLDASYEGDLFAFAGVKFHVGREANSVYGETLNGVQVKNARSHQLVAGVDPYVKKGDKSSGLLPGVHGDSPGEEGAGDKRVQAYNFRMCLTDRPENKIPFSKPEGYDPLRFELLLRNFEAGETKAPWAPTLMPNRKTDVNNNHGFASDNINMNYDYPEADYKRRDEIFNDHLLYQRGLMWTLVSDPRVPEKIRNEVSRWGLCKDEFAEHDGWPHQMYVREARRMISDYVMTQADCQARRKCDDPVGLGAYNMDSHNVQRYVDEKGQVRNEGDVQVGVSPYPISYKSIVPSEDQASNLLVPVNLSSSHIAFGSIRMEPVFMVLGQSAATAACIAIDDKVTVQKVDYKKLNERLLADKQVLVWTGAVKGSAGIDVKDLKGVVVDDNKAKVVGDWGVSSVTPGFVGTQYLHDNNEEKGQRTVTFVLPISEAGKYDVRLFYTSNGNRATNVPVTVKVGDKTTEVKVNQREKPKADNYVSLGNFEAEKEIIVIISNAGTDGHVIADAVQAVKLP, encoded by the coding sequence ATGAATGTGACTCGTTGCCTGGCCGGCCTGTTGATTTTGTCATTGGTCCTTTGCGCCGTTACGCACGCAGCGCCGACGACGGCGGGCTTCGACATCATTGTTTATGGCGGCAGCGCCGGCGGCGTGGCAGCCGCTGTGCAAGCGCGGCGGATGGGAAAGACGGCTGCGATCATCGAGCCCGGCAAACACCTGGGTGGTTTGACGAGCGGCGGTCTCGGCGCGACCGACATCGGCAACAAAGCCGCCATCGGCGGCGTGAGCCGTGAGTTCTATCAGCGGGTTCGCAAGCACTACAACGATCCGAAAAGCTGGACCTACGAAAAGCCCGAGAACTACCGCAGCGGTCGCGGCACCGAAGGCGCCGTCGAAGATGCGATGTGGACGTTCGAGCCGAGTGTCGCCGAAAAGATTCTCCGCAATTGGTGTGAGGAAGAAAAAGTCACGGTCATCTACGGCAAGCGGCTCGACCTGAAGGATGGCGTGCAGAAGCAAGGCAATCACATCATTTCGATTCGTATGGAGAGTGGTGAGGTTTACGCAGCGCAGATGTTTCTCGATGCCAGCTACGAAGGGGATCTCTTCGCCTTCGCCGGCGTCAAGTTTCACGTCGGCCGCGAAGCGAATTCCGTCTACGGCGAAACGCTCAACGGCGTGCAGGTGAAGAATGCTCGTTCGCATCAACTGGTTGCCGGCGTCGATCCGTACGTGAAGAAAGGTGATAAATCGAGCGGCCTGCTGCCGGGCGTGCATGGCGATTCGCCCGGTGAGGAAGGCGCTGGTGACAAACGCGTGCAGGCCTACAACTTTCGCATGTGCCTGACCGATCGGCCGGAGAACAAAATTCCGTTCAGCAAACCCGAAGGCTACGACCCGCTCCGTTTTGAACTGCTGCTGCGCAACTTCGAAGCCGGTGAAACCAAAGCGCCGTGGGCTCCCACGCTCATGCCGAATCGCAAGACCGACGTGAACAACAATCACGGTTTTGCCAGCGACAACATCAACATGAACTACGACTATCCCGAAGCCGATTACAAACGGCGGGACGAGATTTTCAACGACCATCTGCTGTACCAGCGTGGCTTGATGTGGACGCTGGTCAGCGATCCGCGCGTGCCGGAAAAGATTCGGAACGAAGTGAGCCGCTGGGGCCTGTGCAAAGACGAGTTCGCCGAGCACGACGGCTGGCCGCACCAGATGTACGTGCGCGAAGCGCGCCGCATGATCAGCGACTACGTGATGACGCAAGCCGATTGCCAGGCTCGCCGCAAATGCGACGATCCGGTCGGCCTCGGCGCTTACAACATGGACTCGCACAACGTGCAGCGCTATGTCGACGAAAAGGGCCAAGTCCGTAACGAGGGTGACGTGCAAGTCGGCGTTTCGCCCTATCCGATTTCATACAAGTCGATCGTCCCCAGCGAGGACCAGGCCAGCAACCTGCTCGTGCCGGTCAATCTCAGCAGCTCGCACATCGCCTTCGGCAGCATCCGCATGGAACCGGTCTTCATGGTCCTTGGCCAATCGGCAGCCACGGCGGCCTGCATCGCCATCGACGACAAAGTGACTGTGCAGAAAGTTGACTACAAGAAGCTCAACGAACGGCTCCTCGCCGACAAACAAGTGCTGGTCTGGACCGGCGCGGTGAAGGGTTCTGCTGGCATCGACGTCAAGGATCTAAAGGGCGTGGTCGTCGATGACAACAAAGCCAAGGTCGTCGGCGATTGGGGCGTGAGCAGCGTAACTCCTGGCTTTGTCGGCACGCAGTACTTGCACGACAACAATGAAGAGAAGGGGCAACGAACCGTCACGTTCGTCCTGCCGATCAGCGAAGCGGGCAAGTACGACGTCCGCCTGTTCTACACGTCGAACGGCAACCGCGCGACCAACGTGCCGGTGACCGTGAAAGTCGGCGACAAGACGACCGAAGTGAAAGTCAATCAGCGAGAAAAGCCCAAAGCCGATAACTATGTCTCGCTCGGCAACTTCGAGGCAGAGAAAGAAATCATCGTCATCATCAGCAACGCCGGCACCGATGGCCATGTGATCGCCGACGCCGTGCAAGCCGTGAAACTGCCGTAG
- a CDS encoding type II toxin-antitoxin system RelE/ParE family toxin — MSRKSIIMPGAARDLDEARDWYDEQSSGRGLLFLKAVEQKVEFVRNNPELFAIQHRRGRVAKVDRYPYIIVFTIDGNYVVIFAITHTSRAPETWQSRIP, encoded by the coding sequence ATGAGCCGCAAGTCAATCATCATGCCAGGCGCTGCGCGCGACTTGGACGAGGCCAGGGACTGGTACGACGAGCAATCGTCAGGACGGGGGTTGCTGTTCCTAAAGGCCGTCGAACAGAAAGTTGAGTTTGTCCGAAATAATCCCGAACTTTTTGCCATTCAGCATCGCCGAGGAAGAGTCGCCAAAGTTGACCGGTACCCGTACATCATTGTGTTCACGATAGACGGCAATTACGTAGTGATATTTGCAATCACTCATACTTCACGTGCTCCTGAGACGTGGCAAAGCCGAATTCCCTAG
- a CDS encoding addiction module protein, protein MSNFDLASFGIDRLNRDERIELASAILQSVVEIPDKQELPPWLIAELDRRMDAYEKDPSQARAWDDVFAELTAKYAE, encoded by the coding sequence GTGTCTAACTTCGATTTGGCAAGTTTTGGAATTGACCGCTTGAATCGTGATGAACGAATTGAACTCGCCTCAGCGATCCTGCAATCAGTTGTTGAAATTCCAGACAAGCAAGAACTACCTCCTTGGCTGATCGCCGAACTTGACCGGCGAATGGACGCCTATGAAAAGGATCCTAGCCAAGCTCGGGCTTGGGACGACGTATTCGCTGAACTTACTGCGAAGTATGCAGAATGA
- a CDS encoding leucyl aminopeptidase encodes MTVQAIHESVTNLQADTLVVGLYADEPLSGAAEELNRATQGMLTRLQETKDLSGKRGELVTLYAPSGLKVRQVTLIGLGLRSALDRSGAFRAAATAAKAVAGKERGLVAFYLADRWSSELVESGVCGSLVGCVGQDLYRAKKNRFPLTQVAWANVSAADIARGESLADGVNLARRLVNEPPGDMYPETFANEAVSVAEASGLAIEVWDKQRLEAERCGSLLAVGKGSDRDSRLVILKYNGGPEGAAPIAFVGKGVTFDSGGLSIKPTDGMKTMKCDMAGAAAVVGAMQTIAQLKLPVNVIGLCGLVENMLGGSAFKLGDVLRARSGKTIEVLNTDAEGRLVLADVLDVALQHQPAKIVDLATLTGACVVALGTDIAGLMTNDQTWADEVKASGDAVGEALWPLPMFPEFSEQIRSEVADIKNTGDGRWGGAITAGKFLEEFVNGKPWVHLDIAGPAFLDGQKPWLDAGGTGFGVRTLVEIARRAT; translated from the coding sequence ATGACCGTGCAGGCAATTCACGAGTCGGTGACCAACCTCCAGGCCGATACACTCGTTGTGGGCCTCTATGCCGACGAACCGCTGAGCGGCGCTGCCGAAGAACTCAACCGGGCCACGCAAGGCATGCTGACGCGGTTGCAGGAGACAAAAGACCTGAGCGGCAAGCGGGGTGAATTGGTCACGCTGTATGCTCCGAGCGGCTTGAAAGTGCGGCAGGTGACGCTTATTGGCTTGGGGCTTCGTTCGGCGCTCGATCGCAGCGGCGCCTTTCGAGCTGCAGCGACAGCGGCTAAGGCCGTGGCGGGGAAAGAGCGCGGCCTCGTTGCGTTCTATCTTGCCGATCGCTGGTCGAGCGAACTTGTCGAGAGCGGCGTATGCGGCAGCTTGGTTGGTTGCGTCGGACAGGATCTGTATCGCGCGAAGAAGAATCGCTTTCCTCTCACGCAGGTTGCTTGGGCGAATGTGTCTGCCGCTGACATTGCTCGCGGCGAGAGCCTGGCCGACGGTGTGAACCTCGCGCGGCGATTGGTGAATGAACCGCCAGGCGATATGTATCCGGAGACGTTTGCCAATGAAGCGGTGAGCGTCGCCGAAGCGAGCGGACTGGCGATTGAAGTTTGGGACAAGCAGCGTCTGGAAGCCGAACGCTGCGGCAGCTTGCTGGCCGTGGGCAAGGGGTCTGATCGCGACTCGCGACTCGTTATTTTGAAATACAACGGTGGACCGGAGGGGGCCGCGCCGATCGCTTTCGTCGGTAAGGGCGTGACATTTGATTCGGGCGGGCTGTCGATCAAGCCGACCGACGGCATGAAGACCATGAAGTGCGACATGGCCGGCGCTGCCGCCGTCGTCGGCGCCATGCAAACGATCGCGCAGCTGAAACTGCCAGTGAATGTGATCGGGCTGTGCGGCCTGGTCGAAAACATGCTCGGCGGCAGTGCGTTCAAGCTCGGCGATGTGCTGCGGGCTCGCAGCGGCAAGACGATTGAAGTGCTCAACACCGACGCCGAAGGTCGTCTCGTTCTGGCCGATGTGCTCGATGTCGCGCTGCAGCACCAGCCGGCGAAGATCGTCGATTTGGCAACACTGACCGGCGCGTGCGTTGTCGCCCTCGGCACGGACATCGCCGGTTTGATGACGAATGATCAAACGTGGGCCGATGAAGTGAAAGCGTCGGGCGATGCTGTGGGCGAAGCCCTCTGGCCGTTGCCGATGTTCCCCGAGTTTAGCGAGCAGATTCGCAGTGAAGTTGCCGACATCAAGAACACCGGCGATGGTCGCTGGGGCGGCGCGATCACGGCTGGCAAGTTCCTGGAAGAATTCGTCAACGGCAAACCGTGGGTTCACCTCGATATCGCCGGCCCCGCGTTCCTCGACGGCCAAAAACCCTGGCTCGACGCCGGCGGCACTGGCTTTGGTGTGCGCACGCTCGTTGAGATTGCCCGACGAGCAACGTAA
- a CDS encoding lactate racemase domain-containing protein: protein MPWFTKSAAEISRAEVVALIDRTLDEAKQRICKDPKRVLLLPPDITRMHSGAGWITEAFYNLLSPTADVHVIPTLGQHEPHTREQNAQMFGKIPHERIHAHDWRDGCVQIGEVPADYVKETTGGAADWAFPLWLNSMLMKEKWDLIINIGHVVPHEVLGFANHNKNYFIGLGGKDLICTSHMAAACCGIENNLGNLLTPVRQCFNYAEDTYLKSLPDFYVQVTLARNPAGHLVHTGVFVGDDLETYLGAARQARDQNITTLDEPLKKVVCVMQGDEFFSTWVANKAVYRTRMALADGGELLILAPGLKRFGEQPDVDALIRKYGYCGTPQVMELYKKNADMQDLAHASAHLIHGSSEGRFKITYAPGHLEKADVEQVKFGYANLDEMLLKYPIGQLKEGFNDVNGERIYFIPTPSAGLWATKDRLLNRKTGFGAG, encoded by the coding sequence ATGCCCTGGTTCACTAAATCCGCCGCTGAAATTTCCCGTGCTGAAGTTGTTGCGCTCATCGATCGAACGCTCGATGAAGCGAAGCAGCGGATCTGCAAAGATCCGAAGCGGGTGCTGCTGCTGCCGCCGGATATCACGCGGATGCACTCCGGCGCCGGTTGGATCACCGAGGCGTTTTATAACCTGCTGTCGCCGACGGCCGATGTGCATGTTATTCCCACGCTCGGCCAGCACGAGCCGCACACCCGCGAGCAAAACGCGCAGATGTTTGGCAAGATTCCGCACGAGCGGATTCACGCGCACGACTGGCGCGACGGCTGCGTGCAGATTGGCGAAGTGCCGGCCGATTATGTGAAGGAGACAACCGGCGGGGCTGCCGATTGGGCCTTTCCGCTGTGGCTCAACTCGATGCTGATGAAGGAGAAGTGGGATCTCATTATCAACATCGGTCACGTCGTGCCGCACGAAGTGCTCGGCTTTGCGAATCACAACAAGAACTACTTCATCGGCCTCGGCGGTAAGGATCTGATTTGCACGTCGCACATGGCCGCGGCTTGCTGCGGCATTGAGAACAACCTCGGCAATCTCCTTACGCCGGTGCGGCAGTGCTTCAACTATGCCGAAGACACTTACTTGAAATCCCTGCCGGATTTCTACGTGCAGGTCACGCTTGCTCGCAACCCTGCCGGCCACCTTGTGCACACTGGCGTCTTTGTCGGCGACGATTTGGAAACGTATCTCGGCGCAGCACGTCAGGCCCGCGACCAAAACATCACCACGCTCGACGAGCCGCTGAAAAAAGTCGTCTGCGTCATGCAAGGCGACGAGTTTTTCAGCACTTGGGTCGCCAACAAAGCCGTCTATCGCACACGCATGGCGCTCGCCGACGGCGGTGAGTTGCTAATTCTCGCGCCGGGCCTCAAGCGTTTCGGCGAACAGCCCGACGTCGATGCTCTCATCCGCAAGTACGGCTACTGTGGCACGCCGCAGGTGATGGAACTCTACAAGAAGAACGCCGATATGCAGGACCTGGCCCACGCCAGTGCGCACCTGATTCACGGCAGCAGCGAAGGCCGCTTCAAGATCACGTACGCTCCAGGCCACTTGGAAAAGGCCGACGTCGAGCAAGTGAAGTTCGGCTACGCGAATCTAGACGAGATGCTGCTGAAGTATCCGATCGGCCAACTCAAGGAAGGCTTTAACGACGTCAACGGTGAGCGGATCTATTTCATCCCCACGCCGTCGGCGGGCCTGTGGGCAACGAAGGATCGGCTACTCAATCGCAAGACGGGTTTTGGTGCGGGTTAA
- a CDS encoding acyl-CoA thioesterase: MTTPFRTTRRVEFSDTDAAGIMHFSAFFRFMEQAEHDLLRSLGLSVVMADDVAKAGGGKLSWPRVHADCDFRVPARYEDVLEIEVTIGRLGEKSANYQFRFVLGGKELATGEITSVCCRIIAGQPPQSVAIPEWFRAKLSPFVVSATDG; the protein is encoded by the coding sequence ATGACCACTCCTTTTCGCACCACCCGCCGTGTCGAATTCAGCGATACCGATGCGGCCGGCATTATGCATTTCTCGGCGTTCTTCCGCTTCATGGAGCAAGCCGAGCACGATTTGCTTCGCTCGCTCGGCTTGAGCGTCGTGATGGCGGACGATGTCGCCAAGGCTGGCGGCGGCAAACTCAGTTGGCCGCGGGTGCATGCCGATTGCGACTTTCGCGTGCCGGCGCGTTACGAGGATGTACTCGAGATTGAAGTGACCATCGGCCGCCTCGGCGAGAAGAGTGCGAATTATCAGTTCCGCTTTGTGCTCGGCGGCAAGGAACTCGCGACCGGCGAAATCACCAGCGTCTGCTGCCGGATCATCGCCGGCCAACCTCCGCAGTCGGTGGCAATCCCCGAATGGTTTCGCGCCAAGCTCTCACCGTTTGTCGTTTCTGCAACGGATGGCTAG
- a CDS encoding tetratricopeptide repeat protein, protein MRTLACCCGVLLSLVGGRLASAQPQPAPIRFGIDEVIAPVAEVPAAEKAILKQHTELDFSVGFAWRCAFVGSSYGSFANWHGRYVLFDGDNILEITRTDLERMLGKDQYARLHPPLRYRIPPGLIGLLILIVFLAKFDALFPTRILLAKRLLNDAQYVQAVEVYERSLPGPDEESTADLRKQAFAAAVEFLTTAKSLAKPEAEARLRKIISSREEEKSKYLRQQALAYEEAGDWNEALDHYEEAAELRELWDAKDFAFLQKCIRRVEQKQNSA, encoded by the coding sequence ATGCGCACGCTCGCCTGCTGCTGCGGAGTTCTGCTCTCCCTCGTCGGTGGACGACTGGCAAGTGCTCAGCCGCAACCGGCCCCCATTCGCTTCGGCATTGATGAAGTGATTGCGCCTGTGGCCGAAGTGCCAGCGGCGGAAAAGGCGATTCTCAAGCAACACACCGAACTCGATTTTTCCGTCGGCTTTGCGTGGCGATGTGCCTTCGTGGGGAGTTCGTACGGTTCCTTTGCGAACTGGCACGGCCGGTACGTGCTCTTCGATGGCGACAACATTCTGGAAATCACTCGCACCGACCTGGAACGCATGCTCGGCAAGGATCAATATGCCCGCCTGCATCCGCCGCTGCGCTATCGAATTCCGCCGGGCCTGATCGGGCTCCTGATTCTCATTGTCTTCCTGGCCAAGTTCGATGCACTCTTCCCCACCAGGATATTGCTTGCCAAACGCCTGCTGAACGATGCGCAGTATGTCCAAGCCGTCGAAGTCTACGAACGGAGCCTGCCGGGGCCGGACGAAGAATCGACCGCCGATCTGCGCAAGCAGGCCTTTGCTGCCGCCGTCGAATTTCTCACGACCGCTAAGTCGCTCGCCAAACCAGAGGCCGAAGCTCGGCTGCGAAAAATCATCTCCAGCCGAGAAGAGGAAAAATCTAAGTACCTCCGCCAGCAAGCGCTCGCCTACGAAGAAGCAGGCGATTGGAACGAAGCCCTCGACCATTACGAAGAGGCCGCCGAACTGCGGGAATTGTGGGATGCGAAGGATTTTGCTTTCCTGCAAAAATGCATCCGGCGGGTCGAGCAGAAACAGAATTCAGCTTAA